In Capra hircus breed San Clemente chromosome 26, ASM170441v1, whole genome shotgun sequence, the following are encoded in one genomic region:
- the LOC102182294 gene encoding cytochrome P450 2E1, whose translation MAALGITVALLVWMATLLLISIWKHIYSSWKLPPGPFPLPIIGNLLQLDIKNIPKSFTRLAERFGPVFTLYLGSRRVVVVHGYKPVKEVLLDYKNEFSGRGENPGFQVHKNNGIIFNNGPTWRDTRRFSLTILRDLGMGKQGNEQRIQREAHFLLDVLRKTQGQPFDPTFVIGFAPYNVISDILFHKRFDYKDKMGLRLMSLFNENFYLLSTPWIQLYNNFSDYLQYLPGSHRKLLKNVSEVKDYALERTKAHQKSLEPSCPRGFLDTMLIEMAKEKHSADPMYTLENIAVTVADLLFAGTETTSTTLRYGLLILMKYPEVEEKLHEEIDRVIGPSRIPAIKDRLDMPYLDAVVHEIQRFIDLIPSNLLHEATQDTVFRGYVIPKGTLIIPTLDSVLYDRQEFPEPEEFKPEHFLNESGKFKYSDHFKAFSAGKRVCVGEGLARMELFLFLAAILQHFNLKSLVDPKDIDLSPIAIGFGKIPPRYKLCLIPRSEV comes from the exons ATGGCCGCCCTGGGCATCACGGTCGCCCTGCTGGTGTGGATGGCCACCCTGCTGCTCATCTCCATCTGGAAGCACATCTACAGCAGCTGGAAACTGCCCCCTGGCCCTTTCCCACTGCCCATCATTGGGAATCTTTTGCAACTGGATATTAAGAACATTCCCAAGTCCTTCACCAGG CTGGCAGAGAGGTTCGGGCCGGTGTTCACCCTGTACCTGGGTTCTCGGCGCGTCGTGGTTGTGCACGGCTACAAGCCCGTGAAGGAGGTCCTGCTTGACTACAAGAATGAGTTTTCTGGCAGAGGAGAAAACCCTGGGTTCCAGGTGCACAAAAACAACG GGATCATTTTCAACAACGGGCCGACCTGGCGGGACACCCGGCGGTTCTCGTTGACCATCCTCCGTGACTTAGGGATGGGCAAACAGGGCAACGAGCAGCGGATCCAGAGGGAGGCCCACTTCCTGCTGGATGTGCTCAGGAAGACCCAGG GCCAGCCCTTTGACCCCACATTTGTCATCGGCTTCGCGCCTTACAATGTCATCTCTGACATCCTCTTCCACAAGCGCTTTGACTATAAAGACAAGATGGGGCTGAGGCTGATGAGTCTGTTCAACGAGAACTTCTACCTGCTCAGTACCCCCTGGATCCAG CTTTATAATAATTTCTCAGACTACCTGCAGTACCTGCCTGGAAGCCATAGAAAGCTACTGAAAAATGTGTCTGAAGTAAAAGATTACGCCTTAGAGAGAACGAAGGCTCACCAGAAGTCCCTGGAGCCCAGCTGCCCCCGAGGCTTCCTCGACACCATGCTGATAGAAATGGCAAAG GAAAAACACAGTGCGGACCCCATGTACACCTTAGAAAACATCGCTGTGACTGTGGCCGACCTGCTCTTTGCAGGGACGGAGACCACCAGCACCACCCTGCGATACGGGCTCCTGATTCTCATGAAATACCCAGAGGTTGAAG AGAAACTTCATGAAGAAATTGACAGGGTAATTGGGCCAAGCCGAATCCCTGCAATCAAGGACAGGCTGGACATGCCCTACCTGGATGCTGTGGTGCATGAGATTCAGCGATTCATCGACCTCATTCCCTCCAATCTGCTCCATGAAGCAACCCAGGACACAGTGTTCAGAGGATATGTCATCCCCAAG GGCACACTCATAATTCCGACGCTGGACTCTGTCTTGTATGATAGGCAAGAGTTTCCTGAACCAGAGGAGTTTAAGCCAGAGCACTTTCTGAATGAAAGTGGAAAGTTCAAGTACAGTGACCATTTCAAGGCGTTTTCTGCAG GAAAGCGggtgtgtgttggagaaggccTGGCTCGCATGGAACTGTTCCTGTTCTTGGCCGCCATCCTGCAGCACTTTAACCTGAAGTCACTTGTTGACCCCAAGGATATCGACCTCAGCCCCATTGCAATTGGGTTTGGCAAGATCCCGCCCCGTTACAAACTCTGTCTCATTCCCCGCTCAGAAGTGTGA